The nucleotide sequence AATGAGTCCAACTTTATTGACATCAATTTGTAGACATTTGTTTCCGTTGCTTACAAATGAGCTGTGCTGGTAATTATAGTGCCATGGATTTTTCGACAATTTTTTAGTGCATTTCGTAGCCCGCACATTATTTTTATAGTCCACATCCAGGCACATGTTACCATGTTTCAGTTGACAACGAGACGTCAGTGTCCAGTCTTCGAAATTGGTTGAGTGGCATTTCCTTATGACAGGAAATCCTCCCTTGATCGATAAGCAAAAATGTGGCGCCACAAAGGGCATTATTTTACCAATCGGATAGTTGGTAAGACCGGCATGAAGAAAGTGGTTCCTGATTTGCGGCGCCACTTGGCTTCTATACCATTCGAAGGATTTGCAGTTCAGGCGACGTCGTAAATCCCGCGGCTTGTCCAGCGATTCTGCAGTAAGGTTTCTCAACTTAGGATTGTATCGATAAAAGTGCAGCTTATACTCGTCCAACCAGACATCTACAACACGCTTAAAGTTCTGCAAAGTAATTAAAACGCGGAAAAGAATAGAATAATGTGAGAAAGTTTCGGTTATAATTTTGTACTATTAACCAACCTTTTGGACTTGTAAGCTGGGATTTCTGTTTGGTGCCATCTGGGCCTCAAGCTCATCGCGTTTATAGATTATTCCTACTCGTGAACAGGGAACAGCAAGGATCAGACCACCACACTGCCACACCTTGAGGCTGAGTTCTAGAGCATCGCCTCCGTAGTCCCGGAGTCCTTCATCCCATCCACCAAGATGCCAGAACCACTTGCGATCAATGGCAAAAACACGACCCTCCAGTTGAGAGGATGGGTATGGCTTGGGAAGGCTATTCCACGAGTGCTGATCCAGGGGCAGAAAAATGTGATCCAACTGCCAATCGAAAGCCAATTGCTCAGGTTCCACCAGCTTTCGGTAGGCAAACGATTCTCTAGATATGGCATCCACAATGGGCTCAGTGACAGTCTGGTTGTTCAACAGTATGGGCTCAAGTAGAGGAGGAAGCCAACCCCTTGTGACCTCCATGTGGCCATTGAGAAAGACTAGAATATCTCCAGTCGCTACACCAGCTCCAGTCAAACGTGCATGAATAATTCCCTTTGAAGATTCCATTTCCAACTGAATAACTATGGGAAGTTTATGATGAATGTGCCGGATAAGATCAAGATCGGGGTGCCCATCATGAACCAGTACTATTTCTTTGAGTAAATAGGGTGATGTTTGCGTAATAACGCTATAGATGCCTCTCAGCAGAGTGTGAGGATGCTCCTGTTGGATGGCTATAACTATGCTAACAGTAACCGTTTTTTCTGAACTGTAGTTGATCTTGAGACATCTTTAAACAAGGATTTAGTGCATGAAATTATATTGGTTTGCTAAGTGTACTTACTGTGGATCCCTATAGTCTTCTAGAGTTCTTTTCAGCGGGATTCTTTCTGATAGCCAGGCATTGTATTGATATTTCTCATTCTGTAGTTGAGCATCAACTAAATCAGTTTCTGTCATTTGTAAATGTGCTTCTTTTCCAAGTTCGCCAagattttttattgaaaagtaTTCAAAGTCAACTATGGCGTTTGACAAGTTATCTGTATACAAAAACCAGATAAATAGAGTAATTATACAATATACTAAAATGAAGATTGCACAGCTACACGGTGTACCAAATAGTAATGATTTCATTGTGATTAAAATAAGACTGAAATAAGTATTACAAAAACTCTTAAAGGCCTTCGTTAATACGATTTGGATGgaacaaattcatttgataTAGTATTAGGAGAAGTAAAGACTATCGGATCTCCAACCCTTTTCATATTCGTTTGGGCTAACATAACTAACTGTGTATACATAAAGGCGTTTGGTATCTACTCATCAGTACATTTTATTGTCTTAAGGCAGGATTTATTAAAGTCATTTGTCGCTAGCTTTTATGGTAAAACGAATAAAACCCACTCCAATGGCCTTCAGAAATTTCAATATGCCCCTGATATGCTCATTGAGCCATCGAATCAAAAACTTTCTCAGCGTATAAGATGGGATTACTGGTGTGGAAGACCCAGACCGCTCTCGTCATGCTCTCAGTTGGCCAGCTTCAGTCTTGGCCAAAACGCTGTGCGGTTTAAGCCGAAAGTTTACTATTCGTTCCGGAGGGCTGTGTTTGTTTCTGTGATACGATGTGCCTGGACATTTGGCGGCACAAGAAGAAGGTGTTGCCGCTGCTACTGCTAATGGCCATCGGCAGTATTATCTACTATCTATATACCCTGAAATTGGAGGGGGAGCGTGATGAAAGTGCAACTTCGACAACTTCTCGCTTGGAGCGTGACATAAGAGATCTGCAAGCGGTCTTCGAGTCGGAGGTCATACCGGATCTGGGAGCTTTGGGTCGCCCGGCAAGGGGTAATTGGACTGAGGAGCAGCTGGAGGCCATCGCCAAAAGTCAGCGGGAAACGGGTTACAATGCTTGGCTCTCCAAGCGCATCTCACCTGAGCGATCGCTCTACGATATGCGACATCGCAGGTGAGTGGCGAGAGAATAAGCTTCAAGAGCTTGCAGAGCGAAAATCGGTAGCAATATAAGAGTGGCATTCGATTTAGTACTGCCGGCGCTTTGAAGATACATTTCTCAATCAAACACATTTCATATCTAGTTCATGCAAATTTCAgattcataaatttaatagaaattacatttttaatcatATTAGAAAGCGATATAACTGGACACACTTTATATCttagtatatttataaaaacaactaatattttctttagtcatatttacaatattaagagaataaattattattaatatattatttatattacttATTATTTAAAGTACTTATGGTTAGGATCCTATACGCGCTTTACTTCGTAGTTTGTTCATTTAAATAGCTAACTAGTCATCACTGTTAATATGATAAGACTCTCTGAATGTTGCGATCTTTCCACAGCTGCAAAAAGCTCAAGTACCCGATGGAAAAGCTCCCATCAGTCAGTGTGGTGATAACGTATCACAATGAGGAGGCAAGCGTGCTGCTTCGAACGCTTAGCAGCTTGAGGAGCCGAACTCCGATCCAGCTGCTTCGAGAGGTTATCCTGGTGGACGACGGGAGCACCCAAGCGGACGAGAAGCTCAACGACTTCATTAAGATCAAGTTTCTAAATATGGTGCAGCACCGCAGGATCACAACCCAGGTGGGTCTGATGCATGCGAGAGTCGTGGGCGCGGAACTCGCCCTGGCCGATGTCCTCGTCTTCCTAGACTCCCACGTGGAAGTCACCAAAGGCTGGCTGGAGCCGCTCATTGCTCCCATTTTAGAGGACAACAGGACCTGCACTACTCCTATTATAGACACCATTGACTTTGATAACTTTGCCTACAGAAGGGGGAAGCCGTCGAGGGGCTTCTTCAACTGGGAATTCAATTATATTCAGCTTCCACTTCTCAAAGAGGAGGCGGTAGCCATGCCGGCTCCGCATAAGAATCCCATAATGAATGGTGGCCTCTTTGCTATTGGACGTGAGTGGTTCTCTGAGCTCGGTGGCTACGACAAGGGCTTGAAGATCTGGGGAGCCGAGCAGTTCGAGCTGAGTCTTAAGCTGTGGTTGTGCGGAGGACAAATCCTAGAAGTTCCCTGCTCTAGGGTTGGCCATCTCTTTAGAGACGGAAATTTCCAAATTCGCTATACCAACAAGGATAAAAATAGTGAgaagaaattaatttcaagGGTGAGTTCCATTTATTTTCAGTaccataataaatattataaaatagtatgaatataaaataatgGTTTGTGTACAACTAAACTCTTATTTAGAACTACCGCCGAGTCGCTGAGATTTGGTTAGATGA is from Drosophila melanogaster chromosome 3L and encodes:
- the CG7579 gene encoding uncharacterized protein, with product MTETDLVDAQLQNEKYQYNAWLSERIPLKRTLEDYRDPQCLKINYSSEKTVTVSIVIAIQQEHPHTLLRGIYSVITQTSPYLLKEIVLVHDGHPDLDLIRHIHHKLPIVIQLEMESSKGIIHARLTGAGVATGDILVFLNGHMEVTRGWLPPLLEPILLNNQTVTEPIVDAISRESFAYRKLVEPEQLAFDWQLDHIFLPLDQHSWNSLPKPYPSSQLEGRVFAIDRKWFWHLGGWDEGLRDYGGDALELSLKVWQCGGLILAVPCSRVGIIYKRDELEAQMAPNRNPSLQVQKNFKRVVDVWLDEYKLHFYRYNPKLRNLTAESLDKPRDLRRRLNCKSFEWYRSQVAPQIRNHFLHAGLTNYPIGKIMPFVAPHFCLSIKGGFPVIRKCHSTNFEDWTLTSRCQLKHGNMCLDVDYKNNVRATKCTKKLSKNPWHYNYQHSSFVSNGNKCLQIDVNKVGLILSACDSDVTEQRWMFTKVQDFKLDHMRDICLSVNH
- the Pgant8 gene encoding polypeptide N-Acetylgalactosaminyltransferase 8, with amino-acid sequence MCLDIWRHKKKVLPLLLLMAIGSIIYYLYTLKLEGERDESATSTTSRLERDIRDLQAVFESEVIPDLGALGRPARGNWTEEQLEAIAKSQRETGYNAWLSKRISPERSLYDMRHRSCKKLKYPMEKLPSVSVVITYHNEEASVLLRTLSSLRSRTPIQLLREVILVDDGSTQADEKLNDFIKIKFLNMVQHRRITTQVGLMHARVVGAELALADVLVFLDSHVEVTKGWLEPLIAPILEDNRTCTTPIIDTIDFDNFAYRRGKPSRGFFNWEFNYIQLPLLKEEAVAMPAPHKNPIMNGGLFAIGREWFSELGGYDKGLKIWGAEQFELSLKLWLCGGQILEVPCSRVGHLFRDGNFQIRYTNKDKNSEKKLISRNYRRVAEIWLDEYKDKLFANMPHLTVIPVGNLAEQRDLKNRLHCKPFKWFLDNLATDFLNLYPILDPAEYASGVLQSISSPKLCLDRKDPSHGQPKLAPCSSDHVFPSPEQYWSLTNHRELRSGFYCLEVRNHGVNVHIYQCHGQSGNQFWSFDSKTHQVISGQQQNFRHCLEAQPELNAVTSSVCDPKNHKQQWKFGYLNSQRLQHFWDNVKTQ